A genomic stretch from Candidatus Gorgyraea atricola includes:
- a CDS encoding transketolase — translation MSKRRADIKELEKIAKEIRIEIVKMLTCAGSGHTGGSLSMVELVVGLYFYKFRCESDKPLCDTRDIFVLSKGHACPALYAVLAHMNFFDKKELCTLRKTGTRLQGHPQVGLPGIEASTGSLGQGLSIANGYALAARLNKDPKRIYCLMGDGELDEGQIWEAALTSAHYKLDNVCGIVDNNKFQIDGRIEDVKGLEPLKEKWRAFNWEVLEVDGHSIKEVVDAYDKAETIKGKPTLIIAHTVKGKGVSFFENQNQYHGVAPSKEELERALKELGS, via the coding sequence ATGTCAAAAAGAAGAGCTGATATCAAAGAATTAGAAAAAATAGCAAAAGAGATCCGGATTGAAATAGTGAAGATGCTTACTTGCGCTGGCTCAGGCCATACAGGTGGGTCGTTATCCATGGTGGAGCTTGTCGTGGGGCTTTATTTTTATAAGTTTAGATGCGAATCTGACAAGCCACTCTGCGATACGCGTGACATATTTGTGCTTTCAAAGGGCCATGCCTGTCCTGCGCTATACGCAGTGCTCGCGCACATGAATTTTTTCGATAAGAAAGAACTATGCACATTGAGAAAGACAGGCACGCGGCTTCAAGGCCATCCTCAGGTCGGACTGCCAGGCATAGAGGCATCAACTGGTTCTTTGGGTCAGGGCCTTTCGATCGCGAATGGATACGCGCTTGCCGCAAGATTAAACAAAGACCCTAAGCGCATCTATTGTCTTATGGGCGATGGTGAGCTCGATGAAGGACAGATCTGGGAAGCAGCCCTTACATCAGCGCATTATAAGTTAGATAATGTGTGCGGCATAGTGGATAATAATAAATTTCAGATAGATGGAAGAATAGAAGATGTAAAAGGCCTTGAACCACTTAAGGAAAAATGGCGCGCGTTTAACTGGGAAGTGCTGGAGGTAGACGGGCATAGCATAAAAGAAGTGGTAGATGCTTATGACAAGGCAGAAACCATAAAAGGAAAGCCTACTTTAATAATAGCGCACACAGTGAAGGGAAAAGGCGTTTCATTTTTTGAAAACCAGAATCAATATCACGGCGTAGCCCCTAGTAAAGAAGAATTAGAAAGAGCGTTAAAGGAATTAGGATCGTAG
- a CDS encoding ATP-dependent DNA helicase RecQ: MRYTRDQILSALKQYWGYTSFRPLQEEIIFSILEDKESLTVLPTGGGKSLCFQLPALLRDGMAVVISPLISLMKDQVDALKDIGIAAVYLNSSLSIKEQRKIIALIQEQKIKLLYISPERLQNEETVDLLRSVQVSFFVIDEAHCISHWGHDFRADYRNLRIIKEMFPSMSVHAFTATATKAVQDDIVAQLKFDDAKVHIASVDRSNLTYRVVPRTIIIQQITDVLKKHVNEPGIIYCLRRDDVDTISDKLNKLGFENLPYHAGLTDEVRHVNQDKFVREQVNIIVATVAFGMGIDRSNIRFIIHAAMPKSLEYYHQETGRSGRDGLPSYCYMFFGGRDYRTWKFLSEKSSNQDTLVAKLNTIYHFCSKPQCRHKAIAAYFDQVYDKNSCAACDYCLDEFDMVVNPLKIGQDILFCIYEVTQDISYGFGAGHIANILKGHLTDNVERRGHHKLAKFGMMTGTSLEFIRYMIEQMIGQDFLVREGAYSTLSLTPSAIKVLKGEITPTLVKPLLAKKKKEIAKKRKEIKEKEWQGIDQELFQMLRRKRAELAFNHRVPAFIIFGDKSLKDMAIIKPTTKETFATVFGVGAKKAETYADTFTSIISEYLKSYD; encoded by the coding sequence ATGCGTTATACCAGAGATCAAATATTATCCGCGCTCAAACAATATTGGGGTTATACTTCTTTCCGGCCTTTACAGGAAGAGATAATTTTTTCTATTCTCGAGGACAAAGAGAGCCTTACAGTCCTGCCCACTGGCGGGGGAAAGTCACTCTGCTTCCAATTGCCGGCGCTTCTTAGGGATGGCATGGCAGTTGTCATTTCTCCGCTTATATCTCTCATGAAAGACCAGGTGGACGCGTTAAAAGATATAGGAATAGCCGCGGTATATTTAAATTCCAGCTTATCTATTAAGGAACAAAGAAAAATAATAGCGCTTATCCAGGAGCAAAAAATAAAACTTCTCTATATCTCGCCTGAGCGTTTGCAGAACGAAGAGACAGTTGATCTCTTGCGCTCGGTACAGGTCTCCTTTTTTGTAATAGATGAGGCGCATTGTATAAGCCACTGGGGGCATGATTTCAGGGCTGACTATCGTAATCTCAGGATTATAAAGGAGATGTTCCCGTCGATGAGTGTCCACGCGTTTACAGCCACTGCTACAAAAGCAGTGCAGGATGATATTGTGGCCCAGCTAAAATTTGACGACGCGAAAGTACACATTGCTTCTGTAGACCGGTCTAATCTGACATACAGGGTGGTGCCCCGCACGATCATTATACAGCAGATAACTGATGTGCTGAAAAAACACGTTAACGAACCAGGCATTATATATTGTCTGCGCAGGGATGATGTTGACACGATATCTGATAAATTAAATAAACTTGGTTTCGAGAACCTGCCTTATCACGCGGGCCTTACAGATGAAGTGCGCCACGTGAACCAGGATAAGTTCGTGCGTGAACAGGTCAATATAATAGTGGCAACAGTTGCCTTTGGCATGGGTATTGACCGTTCAAATATCCGTTTTATCATACACGCTGCTATGCCCAAAAGCCTGGAATATTATCACCAGGAAACAGGACGCTCTGGCCGCGATGGACTCCCGTCATATTGTTACATGTTTTTTGGCGGCAGGGATTATCGCACCTGGAAGTTTCTGTCGGAAAAATCCTCTAATCAGGATACTCTCGTTGCTAAACTAAATACAATATATCATTTTTGCTCAAAGCCTCAGTGCAGGCACAAGGCTATCGCAGCTTATTTTGACCAGGTGTATGATAAAAATTCCTGCGCGGCCTGCGATTATTGCCTGGATGAATTTGACATGGTCGTGAATCCTTTAAAGATAGGGCAGGACATATTGTTCTGTATATACGAGGTCACACAGGATATCTCTTACGGATTTGGCGCAGGCCATATAGCCAATATATTAAAGGGGCATCTGACCGATAATGTTGAAAGAAGAGGACATCATAAGTTAGCCAAGTTTGGTATGATGACCGGCACTTCGCTGGAATTCATAAGATACATGATAGAGCAGATGATAGGCCAGGATTTTCTTGTAAGGGAGGGAGCGTATTCTACACTTTCGCTTACGCCTTCCGCGATAAAGGTGCTAAAAGGCGAGATCACTCCGACGCTGGTCAAGCCGCTACTGGCCAAAAAGAAAAAAGAGATCGCGAAGAAAAGAAAAGAGATAAAAGAAAAAGAATGGCAGGGCATAGATCAGGAATTATTTCAGATGCTTCGCAGGAAACGAGCAGAGCTTGCGTTTAACCATCGTGTCCCAGCCTTCATAATCTTTGGAGACAAATCCTTAAAAGACATGGCCATCATAAAACCTACCACAAAAGAAACCTTTGCCACAGTATTTGGAGTAGGCGCCAAAAAAGCAGAGACCTACGCAGACACCTTTACTTCAATAATCAGCGAATACCTGAAGTCATATGACTGA
- a CDS encoding 3'-5' exonuclease, which produces MKLPSSLVVFDLETTGTWIEKDRIVEIGMIKLLPDGSREAYVKRVNPGIPIPPNVSRIINIVDGDVKDAPRFKDIAKEVQEFIGDSDLGGFNILRFDLPVLEREFFDAGFSFYWRERNIYDAQKVYHIHEKRDLTAAYRLYCGKNLDNAHSALGDAEATVEIFDAQIKKYGAVEQGIESLKDFDYERSSAYFDKGRKFCWWNGELYPMFGKYGKKKHIKDILKNDRRYLEWVITKDFSEEIKVMIKKALAGELPQAPSFDN; this is translated from the coding sequence ATGAAATTACCGAGTTCTTTAGTGGTGTTTGATCTTGAGACGACCGGTACTTGGATTGAGAAGGACAGGATAGTCGAGATCGGTATGATCAAGTTATTGCCGGATGGTTCAAGAGAGGCTTATGTAAAACGCGTTAATCCTGGCATACCAATTCCACCTAATGTCAGTCGTATTATTAATATCGTGGACGGTGATGTTAAAGACGCGCCGCGATTTAAGGATATAGCCAAGGAGGTGCAGGAGTTTATAGGCGATTCTGATCTTGGCGGATTCAATATCCTGAGATTTGACCTGCCTGTATTGGAGCGCGAGTTTTTTGACGCGGGCTTCAGTTTTTATTGGCGCGAGCGTAATATATACGACGCGCAAAAAGTTTATCACATACACGAAAAAAGGGACCTGACAGCCGCTTACCGGTTATACTGCGGAAAAAATCTTGATAACGCGCATTCCGCCCTGGGTGACGCTGAAGCAACGGTCGAGATATTTGACGCGCAGATCAAAAAGTACGGGGCCGTGGAGCAGGGCATAGAGTCTCTGAAAGATTTTGATTATGAACGCTCCAGCGCTTATTTTGATAAAGGCCGAAAGTTTTGCTGGTGGAATGGCGAACTGTATCCAATGTTCGGTAAATATGGAAAGAAAAAACACATAAAGGACATCCTCAAGAATGACCGTCGATATTTAGAATGGGTGATTACCAAGGATTTTAGCGAGGAAATCAAGGTGATGATAAAAAAAGCCCTGGCCGGAGAATTGCCGCAGGCCCCGTCATTTGATAATTAA
- a CDS encoding SagB/ThcOx family dehydrogenase — MTYLRIILILIFLSIVSWVGESNVFAEKLKPIELLKPQLERGVLLMQALKERKSEREFSTKELSLELISNLLWAASGVNRPDSGKLTSPTAKNWQEIEIYVAMEKGLYLYNAQKHTLEPIMAKDVREFVGLQSFTQIAPLDLIYVADFAKMGGHNEGTIFYSATDTGFISQNVYLFCASEGLATVVLGWVDKPALSKIMNLRDDQSIILTQPVGYPE; from the coding sequence ATGACTTATCTAAGGATAATTTTAATATTAATATTCCTTTCAATCGTTTCTTGGGTAGGGGAGTCCAATGTTTTTGCTGAAAAATTAAAACCCATTGAGCTTTTAAAACCTCAGCTCGAAAGAGGCGTATTGTTAATGCAGGCGCTCAAGGAAAGAAAATCAGAACGTGAGTTCAGCACCAAGGAGCTTTCCCTGGAACTTATTTCAAATCTTTTATGGGCTGCTTCTGGCGTAAACAGGCCTGATTCTGGAAAACTTACATCTCCCACTGCAAAAAACTGGCAAGAAATCGAGATATATGTGGCTATGGAAAAAGGATTATATTTATACAATGCCCAAAAGCATACCTTAGAACCGATCATGGCTAAGGATGTGCGGGAGTTTGTCGGGCTTCAGTCTTTTACGCAAATAGCTCCTCTTGATCTTATATATGTAGCTGATTTTGCAAAAATGGGTGGACATAATGAAGGGACAATTTTTTATTCAGCGACCGATACAGGGTTTATCAGTCAGAATGTATATCTTTTCTGTGCATCAGAAGGGCTGGCAACTGTTGTCCTGGGCTGGGTTGATAAACCAGCCTTGTCAAAAATCATGAACCTTAGAGACGATCAAAGTATAATACTTACACAGCCAGTAGGTTATCCAGAGTAA
- a CDS encoding peptidase U32 family protein has translation MKRKKVELVAPAGSWAGLQTAIKYGADSVYFGVRDLNMRHSAENFDLLELDKAMKLLHKNNRKGYLTLNTIIYNNELSKIRKILKKAKKAGVDAVIAWDMAVLKIAKELKLKVHLSTQASVSNFSAVKFYSLLGVKRIVLARECSFEAIKDIIKSIRKEKIGCEIETFIHGAMCVSLSGRCFLSSYAFAKSANRGKCIQPCRRRYLITDLEEKGNKYILGKDYILSPKDLCTIDFIDRLIEIGVTSFKIEGRMRNPEYVKEVTSVYRTAIDAFFKDSLSAQLKKNLKRRLNSVYNKGFTNGFFWETPNDTGAGPVDSKHEKIFLGEVVNFYNKNNVAAIHIRNQGVKIGDRIAIYGKSTPLSIAEVKEMQIAGKAVTFTEKGKQVGIKLPFKVRRNDKVFFYKQKHA, from the coding sequence ATGAAACGTAAAAAAGTTGAACTCGTGGCTCCAGCAGGATCCTGGGCTGGGCTACAGACTGCTATAAAATATGGGGCAGATAGTGTGTATTTTGGCGTAAGAGATTTGAACATGCGCCACAGCGCAGAGAATTTTGATTTACTCGAGCTGGACAAGGCAATGAAGTTATTGCATAAAAACAATAGAAAAGGTTACCTGACTTTAAATACTATCATCTACAATAACGAACTTAGCAAGATCAGGAAGATCCTGAAAAAGGCTAAAAAAGCAGGCGTGGACGCGGTTATTGCTTGGGACATGGCTGTTCTTAAGATAGCTAAAGAATTAAAACTCAAGGTTCATCTTTCAACTCAGGCAAGTGTTTCAAATTTTTCTGCAGTGAAATTCTATAGTTTATTAGGGGTTAAAAGGATTGTGCTGGCAAGGGAGTGTAGTTTCGAAGCAATAAAGGATATCATTAAATCCATCAGAAAAGAGAAGATAGGCTGCGAGATAGAGACATTTATCCACGGCGCCATGTGCGTGAGCCTATCAGGAAGATGCTTTTTATCGTCGTATGCATTTGCAAAATCAGCAAATAGAGGCAAGTGTATCCAGCCCTGCAGGAGGCGATATCTTATCACTGACCTGGAAGAAAAGGGCAATAAGTATATTTTGGGCAAGGATTATATATTGAGTCCCAAGGATCTATGCACAATAGATTTTATTGACAGACTTATAGAAATAGGCGTAACTTCTTTTAAAATAGAAGGCAGGATGCGTAACCCTGAGTATGTGAAGGAGGTAACTTCTGTATACAGGACTGCGATAGACGCGTTCTTTAAAGATAGCCTGAGCGCGCAGTTGAAAAAAAATCTCAAGCGCAGACTGAATTCGGTCTACAATAAAGGCTTTACGAACGGATTTTTCTGGGAGACACCTAATGATACAGGTGCTGGCCCTGTAGACAGTAAACACGAAAAGATCTTTTTAGGAGAGGTGGTTAATTTTTACAATAAAAATAACGTCGCGGCCATCCATATAAGGAACCAAGGTGTTAAGATAGGAGACAGGATCGCAATCTACGGAAAAAGCACACCCTTATCCATCGCAGAAGTAAAAGAGATGCAGATAGCCGGCAAGGCAGTAACCTTTACAGAAAAAGGCAAACAAGTAGGCATAAAACTACCCTTCAAAGTAAGACGCAACGACAAGGTCTTCTTTTACAAGCAAAAACATGCTTAA
- a CDS encoding Fic family protein, which produces MKMSGMNQADIARALEVDYKTVNRWINEERAPHTAHRQKLYKLFIEKVDLPLLAARLKKRYKNPLKTIKENPSIYNKFLVSLTYNSDAIEGSTLTESDTERIIIQGDVLANKSQKAQQEAINHKTALEFVFSKATRDFKIDEGFILSLHRMVMHGLSKDAGQLRRVNVNIRGLQKKLSHYQFVPQLFKEFTSDVNTYGGNVIKKTAINHYEFEEMHPFSDGNGRVGRLISITQLLSKNFPPCVIQNKDRERYYGVLQMGDIHRFDPIANFFAESILQGYALLE; this is translated from the coding sequence ATGAAAATGTCTGGTATGAACCAGGCAGATATAGCTAGGGCTTTAGAGGTGGATTACAAGACTGTAAACAGGTGGATTAACGAAGAAAGGGCACCGCATACTGCACATAGGCAAAAGCTTTATAAGTTATTTATCGAAAAAGTTGATTTGCCTTTATTGGCCGCTAGATTAAAAAAAAGATACAAGAATCCTCTGAAAACAATAAAAGAAAACCCCAGCATATATAATAAGTTCCTGGTAAGTTTGACCTATAATTCAGATGCGATCGAAGGCAGCACTTTAACAGAGAGTGATACGGAAAGGATCATTATACAAGGAGATGTCTTGGCCAATAAAAGCCAGAAGGCACAACAAGAGGCAATAAACCATAAGACAGCGCTGGAGTTTGTATTTTCAAAAGCAACCAGGGATTTTAAAATAGACGAAGGTTTTATATTGTCGTTGCACAGAATGGTTATGCACGGGTTAAGCAAAGACGCGGGTCAATTAAGAAGGGTAAACGTAAACATAAGAGGGCTTCAGAAAAAATTGTCCCACTACCAGTTTGTTCCGCAGCTATTTAAGGAGTTTACCTCAGATGTAAATACGTACGGGGGTAATGTGATAAAAAAGACAGCCATTAATCATTATGAATTTGAAGAGATGCACCCATTTAGTGATGGGAATGGCAGGGTGGGTAGGCTCATTTCCATAACTCAGCTATTATCAAAAAACTTCCCTCCTTGTGTAATACAAAATAAAGACAGAGAGCGTTACTATGGTGTTCTGCAGATGGGAGACATACATAGGTTTGACCCTATAGCGAATTTTTTCGCTGAAAGCATTTTGCAAGGATATGCTTTGTTGGAATAA
- a CDS encoding tetratricopeptide repeat protein — translation MTSRHLLILAIAGIVALHGVGCVSTEKAKKRVTFSPAQEILRIAEKKTAPSIAPRSYAHYSMGMIYDNEGNVSQAIEEYLKAIEIDPGAAPVYYKLGAAYVKLGRANEAIVNLKKASELDKENSHARFLLALIYTSQQNYDEAAKEYEEILKSDPKDLAILTSLADMYILGQDLDRAIKIYEKLAGEKRDSPLIHFNLGVVYTKAARIEAAVKEFKKAIKLRPDYLEAHLALAVLFEINNNLDGAITHYEKSIKLDPVNTKLYRQLGQLYFQMENATEAIRQYKLLLKFDPEDVIAHIELSYIYVADSRIDDAIELLKEALLLEERTEDIYLALGFCYSEKGDKNSAVESYKKSIEVDPFNPKSHFYLGAMLEDMGQRKDAFLQLERSLELNADDPEVLNYLGYIYAEEGINLEEADRLVRKALSMSPNNGAYIDSLGWVYYKRGMFEEAKLELERAIGLIGDDPVVYDHLGDAYFKTGALDQAKGAWQKSLQLNENKEVQKKLDELCQKEELISKN, via the coding sequence ATGACTTCGAGACATTTATTAATCTTAGCGATTGCAGGGATAGTGGCTTTGCATGGCGTGGGCTGCGTGTCTACAGAGAAGGCAAAGAAACGCGTAACATTCAGCCCTGCCCAGGAGATTTTGAGGATAGCAGAGAAAAAGACTGCTCCGTCCATAGCACCCCGTTCATACGCCCATTATTCTATGGGCATGATCTATGACAATGAAGGCAATGTCTCCCAAGCAATAGAAGAATACCTTAAGGCCATTGAGATCGATCCTGGCGCAGCGCCTGTGTATTATAAATTAGGCGCAGCTTACGTAAAACTGGGCAGGGCTAACGAGGCCATTGTAAATCTCAAAAAGGCATCAGAGCTCGACAAAGAAAATAGTCACGCCAGATTTTTGCTCGCTCTTATTTATACCTCTCAGCAAAATTATGACGAGGCAGCAAAGGAATACGAAGAGATCTTGAAAAGCGACCCAAAGGATCTCGCGATCCTTACGTCCCTGGCAGATATGTATATACTTGGCCAGGATTTGGACAGGGCCATAAAGATCTATGAAAAACTTGCTGGAGAAAAAAGGGATTCACCGCTGATCCATTTTAATCTCGGAGTCGTATACACAAAGGCAGCGCGGATCGAGGCCGCGGTGAAAGAATTTAAAAAGGCAATAAAGTTAAGGCCAGATTATCTGGAGGCCCATTTAGCCCTGGCAGTGCTCTTTGAAATAAATAATAATCTGGATGGGGCAATAACGCATTACGAGAAGTCGATAAAACTCGACCCTGTAAATACAAAATTATATCGCCAGTTGGGTCAGCTCTATTTTCAGATGGAGAATGCCACTGAGGCGATACGCCAGTATAAGCTTTTGTTGAAGTTTGACCCTGAGGATGTTATTGCGCATATAGAGCTCAGTTATATCTATGTCGCAGATTCCAGGATCGATGATGCGATAGAACTTTTAAAAGAGGCGCTTCTTCTGGAGGAAAGAACAGAGGATATCTATCTTGCCTTGGGTTTTTGTTACAGTGAAAAAGGCGACAAAAACTCCGCGGTAGAGTCGTACAAAAAAAGCATAGAAGTAGACCCCTTTAATCCAAAATCTCATTTTTATCTGGGGGCAATGCTTGAAGATATGGGCCAGCGGAAAGACGCGTTCCTGCAGCTGGAGAGATCCCTAGAGTTAAATGCTGATGATCCTGAGGTATTGAATTATCTTGGTTATATATACGCTGAGGAAGGCATAAATCTTGAAGAGGCAGATCGTCTAGTAAGAAAGGCGCTCTCTATGAGCCCGAATAACGGCGCGTATATAGATAGCCTTGGGTGGGTTTATTATAAAAGGGGCATGTTTGAAGAGGCGAAGCTGGAACTTGAAAGGGCGATAGGGCTGATAGGTGACGATCCTGTAGTATATGATCATCTGGGAGACGCGTATTTTAAGACAGGCGCGCTTGATCAGGCAAAAGGGGCCTGGCAAAAATCACTCCAACTTAACGAAAACAAGGAAGTTCAAAAGAAACTGGATGAGCTATGTCAAAAAGAAGAGCTGATATCAAAGAATTAG
- a CDS encoding transporter codes for MKKILYLTLFLMGIASFAYAARPLSTDDAGTVEKGFFEIENGFEYVKQDDEEYNLSFALKYGISESFHIGVELPYKFINFKESEDMDGIGDLVVSSKYNFLEDEGNLPSMSLGVSIKTETGDADKGLGTSEVDYGVNGIMSKEIGRLISHLNVGYTFVGGPGKDTSSYGLAMEYPINENLNVLGEITGETAFDGDFDDNPFSGLVGVNYAINAMVMFDLGIGFEISDASPDYTIVTGLTLGF; via the coding sequence ATGAAGAAAATTTTATATCTAACCTTATTTTTAATGGGTATTGCATCTTTTGCGTATGCAGCAAGGCCATTATCTACCGATGATGCAGGAACAGTAGAAAAAGGATTTTTTGAGATAGAGAACGGTTTTGAATATGTTAAACAAGATGATGAAGAATATAATTTGAGCTTTGCTTTGAAATACGGTATTAGTGAAAGTTTTCATATAGGAGTAGAGCTTCCATATAAGTTTATTAACTTTAAGGAAAGCGAGGATATGGATGGTATAGGAGATCTCGTAGTTAGTTCTAAATATAATTTCTTGGAGGATGAAGGGAATTTGCCCAGCATGTCTTTAGGTGTCAGTATCAAGACAGAAACAGGAGATGCAGATAAAGGCTTAGGCACAAGTGAAGTAGATTATGGTGTTAATGGAATAATGAGTAAGGAAATAGGAAGATTAATCTCGCATTTAAATGTAGGTTATACATTTGTTGGAGGGCCAGGAAAGGATACATCTTCCTATGGGCTTGCTATGGAATATCCAATAAATGAAAATTTGAATGTATTAGGAGAGATTACTGGTGAGACAGCTTTTGATGGAGATTTTGATGACAATCCTTTTAGCGGACTGGTGGGGGTAAATTATGCTATAAATGCGATGGTAATGTTCGATCTTGGAATAGGCTTTGAGATTTCAGATGCAAGCCCTGATTATACTATTGTTACAGGTTTGACATTAGGATTTTGA
- a CDS encoding transketolase family protein produces the protein MDRKPTRDGFGEGLLELGSNRQDIVVLSADLTDSTRAGWFKKKFPERFFSMGVSEQDMISTAAGMALSGKIAFACTFGVFAAGRAWDQVRVSVAYMDLDVKIAGTHGGVSVGPDGPTHQAIEEIVLMRILPNMRVVVPCDAIEAKKATIASASCKGPVYLRLGRLKEPIITKEEDSFEIGKAKVLRNGKDVTIIACGHEVSEGLIACEILKKQGIDARLINLHTVKPIDKATILKAARETGAIVTAEEHTIAGGMGSAVCEVLMQENPVPVEFIGVKDRFGESGDPNELFKIFELTAEDIAKAAKKVIARKK, from the coding sequence ATGGACAGAAAACCAACAAGAGATGGATTTGGCGAAGGACTTTTGGAGCTGGGCAGTAACCGGCAGGACATAGTGGTACTTTCAGCAGACCTGACAGATTCTACGCGCGCAGGATGGTTTAAAAAGAAATTTCCTGAGAGATTTTTTTCAATGGGCGTGAGCGAACAGGACATGATCTCTACTGCAGCAGGCATGGCGCTTTCAGGCAAAATAGCCTTTGCCTGCACATTCGGAGTATTTGCCGCAGGCAGGGCATGGGATCAGGTACGGGTCTCAGTCGCATACATGGATCTGGACGTAAAGATAGCTGGGACGCATGGAGGCGTATCAGTAGGACCAGATGGCCCAACGCACCAGGCAATAGAAGAGATAGTGCTCATGCGCATCCTGCCAAACATGAGAGTAGTTGTGCCGTGTGATGCTATAGAAGCGAAAAAAGCGACCATTGCCAGCGCTTCTTGTAAGGGCCCTGTGTATCTGAGGCTGGGCAGGTTAAAAGAACCCATTATTACAAAAGAGGAAGATAGTTTTGAAATAGGTAAAGCAAAGGTTTTAAGGAATGGCAAGGATGTTACGATCATAGCATGCGGCCATGAAGTGAGTGAAGGACTTATCGCATGCGAGATTTTAAAAAAGCAAGGCATTGACGCGCGTCTTATTAATCTACACACAGTAAAACCGATTGATAAAGCCACGATTTTAAAAGCAGCCAGAGAAACAGGCGCGATAGTAACAGCTGAAGAACATACTATAGCAGGCGGCATGGGCAGTGCTGTATGCGAGGTCTTGATGCAGGAGAACCCAGTGCCAGTGGAGTTCATAGGCGTAAAAGATAGATTTGGCGAATCAGGCGATCCTAACGAGCTTTTTAAGATATTTGAATTAACCGCGGAAGACATTGCTAAGGCGGCGAAAAAGGTTATCGCAAGAAAGAAATAA
- the hisG gene encoding ATP phosphoribosyltransferase produces the protein MKLKLGLPKGSLQEATIRMFKKAGFNISIGSRSYFPSIDDIEIEPFLLRAQEMARYVADGALDCGITGNDWTIESGKQVVKVCDLIYGKQGLRPVRWVLAVPKDSKIRSAKDLKGKRIATELVNATKAYFKKKKVSVDVEFSWGATEAKVGAGLVDAIVELTETGMSLKANNLRIIDTICESTTLVVANKASWKNPWKRQKIESIALLLKGALAAEEKVGLKMNVEEKNLKKVISILPAMKKPTISKLSQKGWCAIETIVEETIVRNIIPKLKKQGAQGIIEYPLNKVIQ, from the coding sequence ATGAAGTTAAAACTTGGACTTCCTAAGGGTAGCCTGCAAGAGGCTACTATCCGGATGTTTAAAAAAGCAGGCTTTAATATATCTATAGGTTCTAGAAGTTATTTCCCATCTATAGATGATATAGAGATAGAGCCGTTTTTATTAAGGGCGCAGGAGATGGCGAGATATGTTGCTGATGGCGCGCTTGACTGCGGCATTACAGGCAATGACTGGACCATAGAGAGCGGCAAACAGGTCGTAAAGGTGTGCGATCTTATATATGGCAAGCAGGGCCTCAGGCCAGTGCGCTGGGTTCTGGCAGTACCGAAAGATTCAAAGATAAGAAGCGCAAAGGATCTTAAGGGAAAACGTATAGCCACTGAACTCGTCAATGCTACAAAGGCATATTTTAAGAAGAAAAAGGTGAGCGTGGATGTAGAATTCAGCTGGGGTGCGACAGAGGCAAAGGTGGGCGCAGGCCTGGTAGACGCAATAGTCGAACTTACTGAAACAGGCATGAGCCTCAAGGCTAATAACCTTCGCATCATCGATACGATCTGCGAATCCACGACTCTTGTAGTAGCAAATAAGGCCTCGTGGAAGAATCCATGGAAAAGGCAGAAGATAGAATCCATAGCGCTTCTTCTAAAAGGCGCGTTGGCAGCTGAGGAAAAGGTAGGGCTTAAGATGAACGTGGAAGAAAAGAATCTCAAGAAAGTGATCTCCATTCTTCCTGCCATGAAAAAACCCACCATCTCAAAACTTTCTCAAAAAGGATGGTGCGCGATAGAGACTATAGTTGAAGAAACAATCGTTCGTAATATTATTCCAAAGCTGAAAAAGCAGGGCGCTCAAGGAATCATCGAATATCCATTGAATAAAGTGATACAATAA